In candidate division KSB1 bacterium, one DNA window encodes the following:
- a CDS encoding ATP-dependent 6-phosphofructokinase — translation MRQRIHRVGLLTGGGDCPGLNAVIRAVSKALMRAQNTEVIGFEDGFEGLIENRYKILDWNAVSGILQRGGTILGTSNKADPFGYIVYENGQRRLVDKSDEVLRNIEALGLEALVVIGGDGSMTIARKLMQKGVPIVGVPKTIDNDLYGTDYTFGYDTAVSIAAEAIDRIHTTAESHHRIMLVEIMGRYAGWLTLGAGLASGADVIIIPEIEYDLEAIIEVVEQRSKRGRRFSLIAVSEGAKPRGGQLTVQRIVEDSPEKIRLGGVSIKLCNEIEAATGLEARATILGHLQRGGTPTAFDRILSTRYGVAAAELIIRGEFGRMTALQGGRITHVPIEEVGGRTRTVDPENELLRAALATGVSLGVKL, via the coding sequence ATGAGACAGAGGATTCACCGTGTCGGCTTGTTGACGGGCGGCGGAGATTGTCCGGGTCTAAACGCCGTCATTCGTGCCGTCTCTAAGGCTTTGATGCGCGCCCAAAATACGGAAGTGATCGGTTTTGAAGACGGCTTTGAGGGGCTGATCGAGAACCGTTACAAAATTCTCGACTGGAACGCCGTTTCGGGTATTCTGCAGCGCGGCGGAACCATTTTGGGGACCTCGAATAAAGCCGATCCGTTCGGCTATATTGTTTACGAAAACGGTCAGCGGCGGTTGGTGGATAAATCCGACGAGGTGCTGCGCAACATCGAAGCTCTGGGACTCGAAGCACTGGTGGTTATCGGCGGCGACGGCAGTATGACCATTGCCCGCAAGCTGATGCAGAAAGGCGTGCCGATCGTCGGTGTGCCCAAGACGATCGACAATGATCTTTACGGCACCGATTACACCTTCGGCTATGATACGGCCGTATCGATTGCAGCCGAGGCCATCGACCGCATTCACACCACCGCCGAGTCGCACCACCGCATCATGCTGGTCGAGATCATGGGACGCTATGCCGGTTGGTTGACTTTGGGTGCCGGTTTGGCTTCCGGTGCGGATGTGATCATTATTCCGGAGATCGAATATGATCTCGAGGCAATCATCGAAGTCGTTGAGCAGCGCAGTAAACGCGGCCGACGTTTCAGCCTCATCGCCGTTTCCGAGGGCGCCAAACCGCGCGGCGGCCAACTGACGGTGCAGCGAATCGTCGAAGACAGTCCTGAAAAGATTCGTCTCGGCGGCGTCAGCATCAAACTATGCAATGAAATCGAAGCCGCGACCGGCCTGGAAGCGCGGGCAACCATTCTCGGTCATCTGCAGCGCGGAGGCACTCCCACTGCATTCGATCGTATTTTGTCGACACGCTACGGTGTCGCGGCGGCAGAGCTGATCATACGCGGTGAATTCGGCCGTATGACCGCATTGCAGGGGGGGCGCATCACGCACGTGCCCATCGAAGAGGTCGGCGGACGAACGCGAACCGTGGATCCGGAAAACGAACTGCTGCGCGCTGCCCTAGCGACCGGCGTAAGCTTGGGCGTAAAATTGTAG
- the metG gene encoding methionine--tRNA ligase encodes MSHSFKRILVTSALPYANGPIHLGHLAGAYLPADIYVRYQRLKKRDVLYICGSDEHGVPITIAAEKRGVSPQAIVDEYHERNKAAFAKFGMSFDYYGRTSSPVHHQTSQEFFLTLYRKGIFKKKREKQLYDPKAKMFLPDRYVRGECPICGFAEAYGDQCEKCGSSLSPTDLKNPKSALTGETPELRETEHWYIPLGDFQPRLEDWLATRRGWKPNVMGQVKSWLAEGLSDRAVTRDLSWGVKTPLPEAEGKVLYVWFDAPIGYISATKEWAMQKGDPELWKTYWQSQDTKLVHFIGKDNIVFHCIMFPAMLMAHGDYVLPDNVPANEFLNLEGNKLSTSRNYAVWLEDYAAKFEIDPLRYYLAANAPETKDSDFTWSEFLQRNNSELADILGNFINRTLAFLDQRFEGVIPARGETDDLDRSMLETIRRAPELVGEAVERFEIRRAVALLMDTARSANKYFNDQAPWLTIKENPAKCATTINICLQACALFAVLMEPVMPFSAEKLWKMLGFEGDLHDQKWDAAGEFPLPVGKKIGKPAILFRKIEEAEIQPEIERLRRVQESLNKPPVQEETPLISIDQFAQVQLRVATVLQAERIPKADKLLKLQIKIGDERRQIVAGIAQRYTPEELIGKKIIVVANLQPAVIRGIESRGMLLAAEDAEGRFSLLGLDREVADGAKIR; translated from the coding sequence TTGAGCCACTCTTTCAAACGAATTTTAGTAACCAGCGCTTTGCCGTACGCCAACGGCCCGATTCATCTGGGACATTTGGCGGGCGCTTATTTGCCGGCCGATATCTATGTACGTTATCAAAGACTCAAAAAGCGCGATGTGTTGTACATCTGCGGCTCTGATGAGCACGGCGTGCCGATCACCATTGCTGCCGAAAAACGCGGCGTTTCTCCGCAGGCCATCGTGGACGAATATCACGAGCGCAACAAAGCAGCCTTTGCCAAGTTCGGGATGTCGTTCGACTATTACGGCCGCACCAGCTCGCCCGTGCATCACCAAACGTCGCAGGAATTTTTTCTGACCCTCTACCGTAAAGGGATCTTTAAAAAGAAACGGGAAAAGCAGCTCTATGACCCCAAAGCCAAAATGTTTTTGCCCGACCGCTACGTGCGGGGAGAATGTCCGATTTGCGGCTTTGCCGAAGCTTACGGCGATCAGTGTGAAAAATGCGGCTCTTCGCTGTCGCCGACCGACCTAAAGAATCCAAAGAGCGCTCTTACCGGCGAAACGCCCGAGCTGCGCGAAACCGAGCATTGGTACATTCCGTTGGGCGATTTTCAGCCGCGCCTCGAAGACTGGCTGGCGACGCGCCGCGGTTGGAAACCCAACGTCATGGGACAGGTCAAGAGCTGGCTGGCCGAAGGGCTGTCGGATCGGGCCGTAACCCGCGACCTGTCGTGGGGCGTCAAAACGCCGCTGCCCGAAGCGGAGGGCAAGGTGCTCTATGTCTGGTTCGATGCGCCGATCGGCTATATTTCCGCCACCAAAGAATGGGCCATGCAGAAAGGCGATCCTGAACTTTGGAAAACCTACTGGCAGAGCCAGGACACCAAGCTGGTTCATTTTATCGGCAAGGACAACATCGTCTTTCATTGCATCATGTTTCCCGCCATGCTGATGGCGCACGGAGATTATGTGCTGCCCGACAACGTGCCGGCCAATGAGTTTCTCAATCTGGAAGGGAACAAGCTCAGCACCAGCCGCAACTATGCGGTGTGGCTGGAAGATTACGCGGCCAAATTCGAGATCGATCCGCTGCGCTATTATCTTGCCGCCAATGCGCCGGAGACCAAGGACTCTGATTTTACATGGAGCGAATTCCTCCAGCGCAACAACAGCGAGCTGGCGGACATTTTGGGCAATTTCATCAATCGTACGCTGGCATTCTTGGATCAACGCTTCGAAGGCGTTATCCCTGCCCGAGGGGAGACGGATGATTTGGACCGCAGCATGCTCGAGACGATTCGTCGCGCGCCCGAACTCGTCGGCGAAGCCGTCGAGCGTTTTGAAATTCGCCGCGCCGTCGCTCTGCTGATGGATACGGCCCGCAGCGCCAACAAATATTTCAACGATCAGGCGCCGTGGCTGACGATCAAAGAAAATCCCGCAAAATGCGCAACCACGATCAATATCTGTCTGCAGGCCTGCGCCTTGTTTGCGGTACTGATGGAGCCGGTGATGCCCTTTTCCGCAGAAAAGCTTTGGAAGATGCTGGGATTCGAAGGCGACCTGCACGATCAAAAATGGGACGCTGCGGGTGAATTTCCTCTGCCGGTCGGCAAAAAGATCGGTAAACCGGCAATTCTTTTCCGAAAAATCGAAGAGGCGGAAATTCAGCCGGAGATCGAGCGGCTGCGCCGGGTCCAGGAATCGCTGAATAAACCGCCGGTTCAGGAAGAGACGCCGCTGATATCGATCGACCAGTTTGCTCAAGTACAGCTGCGCGTGGCTACGGTGCTGCAGGCTGAAAGGATTCCCAAGGCGGACAAGCTGCTCAAACTGCAGATCAAAATCGGCGATGAACGACGGCAGATCGTTGCCGGCATAGCCCAGCGTTATACCCCCGAGGAATTGATCGGCAAAAAGATCATTGTCGTCGCCAACCTGCAGCCAGCGGTTATTCGCGGCATTGAATCGCGCGGCATGCTGCTCGCTGCCGAAGATGCGGAAGGCCGCTTTTCTCTGCTCGGCTTGGACCGAGAGGTTGCCGACGGCGCGAAAATCCGTTGA
- a CDS encoding TatD family hydrolase: MLIDTHAHLDYDRYDGDREDVIRRAVAEGVTAVITVGVDHRSSLTAVKLAEHYPQLYAAVGVHPHDAASMSDEQFEELAELVNHPRVVAVGEVGLDYHYNYSAPEVQRRVFRRFIDLALRSEKPLIIHTREAAEDTRSLLHERKRHGWRGVFHCFSGDESEAERVLEMGFHISFTGVVTFRNARAAQVARRVPLDRLLVETDCPYLTPEPFRGKRNEPAFVVYVARKMAELKGVPFDTLADLTTQNAAVLFGLPLEKLSDSIR; encoded by the coding sequence ATGCTGATCGACACGCACGCCCATCTCGATTACGACCGCTATGATGGAGATCGTGAGGATGTGATACGACGCGCCGTTGCCGAGGGTGTTACGGCCGTCATCACCGTCGGCGTCGATCACCGCAGCTCCCTGACGGCGGTCAAGTTGGCGGAACACTATCCTCAGCTCTATGCCGCGGTCGGCGTCCATCCGCATGATGCCGCTTCAATGAGCGATGAACAGTTTGAAGAGCTGGCCGAATTGGTCAACCATCCGCGCGTCGTAGCCGTGGGCGAAGTAGGACTTGACTATCACTACAATTACTCGGCTCCCGAGGTGCAGCGCCGCGTCTTTCGCCGTTTTATCGATTTGGCGCTGCGTTCGGAAAAGCCGTTGATCATTCACACGCGCGAGGCGGCTGAAGACACGCGATCGTTGCTGCACGAGAGGAAACGACACGGCTGGCGCGGCGTATTTCACTGTTTTTCCGGCGACGAGAGCGAAGCGGAGCGGGTCTTAGAGATGGGTTTTCATATTTCTTTTACCGGCGTCGTTACGTTCCGCAACGCAAGAGCCGCCCAGGTCGCGCGCCGGGTTCCCTTGGACAGGCTTTTGGTGGAAACAGATTGTCCCTATCTCACGCCGGAGCCGTTTCGCGGCAAACGCAACGAGCCGGCTTTTGTCGTCTATGTGGCGCGCAAAATGGCTGAACTGAAAGGCGTCCCCTTTGACACGCTCGCCGACCTGACGACGCAAAACGCCGCCGTACTGTTCGGCCTGCCCCTTGAAAAGCTGTCCGATTCGATCCGATGA
- the rsmA gene encoding 16S rRNA (adenine(1518)-N(6)/adenine(1519)-N(6))-dimethyltransferase RsmA: MKPKKSLGQNFLVDLNMALKMVEAIGPQPDDIMVEIGPGHGILTRLLQPRVRKLYAVEIDQRFYEELRAKFAGCDNFVLVESDILDFDFSATAADQVRVVGNIPYNITSPILFHTFEYRKQIRDVTLLMQKEVGVRAAAEENCKDYGVLSVLGQALADVELLMKVPPTVFRPRPKVDSVLVRWRFNEERARRIRDEKFFRQIVRRAFNQRRKMLRNSLKDFADLTRFDFTRRPEQLSVEEWIDLANELFEKVQSTTTR; this comes from the coding sequence ATGAAGCCGAAAAAGAGTCTGGGTCAGAATTTCCTCGTCGACCTCAACATGGCGCTCAAGATGGTCGAGGCAATCGGCCCGCAACCGGACGATATTATGGTTGAGATCGGTCCGGGCCACGGCATTCTGACTCGACTGCTGCAGCCCCGCGTACGCAAACTCTACGCCGTGGAAATCGACCAACGATTTTACGAAGAACTGCGGGCAAAATTTGCCGGTTGCGACAACTTTGTGCTGGTGGAAAGCGACATCCTGGACTTTGATTTTTCCGCCACTGCGGCTGATCAAGTGCGCGTCGTCGGTAATATTCCCTACAACATTACCAGCCCGATCCTTTTTCACACGTTTGAGTACCGGAAGCAGATTAGAGATGTCACCCTTCTCATGCAGAAGGAGGTCGGCGTACGTGCGGCGGCAGAAGAGAATTGTAAGGACTATGGCGTGTTGTCGGTCTTGGGTCAGGCTTTGGCCGATGTCGAGCTGCTGATGAAAGTACCGCCGACCGTTTTTCGTCCCCGCCCCAAAGTGGATTCGGTTCTCGTGCGCTGGCGATTCAACGAAGAACGGGCGCGCCGCATCCGTGATGAGAAGTTTTTTCGGCAGATCGTACGGCGCGCTTTCAACCAACGCCGCAAAATGCTGCGCAACTCGCTGAAAGATTTTGCCGACCTGACGCGTTTTGATTTTACCCGTCGACCGGAACAGCTGAGCGTCGAAGAGTGGATCGATTTGGCTAACGAGCTGTTTGAAAAAGTCCAATCGACAACCACGAGGTGA
- the recO gene encoding DNA repair protein RecO, with amino-acid sequence MSIQKAEAVVLHSRPQGETSKIITLYTREFGKLSLMAKGSRGLQSKYLGALESFNHLSIVFYQKEERSLQYLSQATILNPFMNLRSQLGRTVLAAIPCEIVERTEVESRPHVQLFDLLLEALSALDTAERGLRNIVRAFILHFASLAGFAPQLYRCRDCGAEAADSDVSFLLRDGSYLCGACAAEGFGKRLSAAALQTLRSLAVSSLSTATRRPVSAALGEELDAFLFDYLAVHLEEMKSCRSLKVLHSLQNHLSREETES; translated from the coding sequence TTGTCGATTCAAAAGGCTGAAGCCGTGGTTCTACACAGCCGACCGCAGGGCGAGACGAGCAAAATCATCACGCTCTATACGCGCGAGTTCGGCAAGCTGTCACTGATGGCCAAAGGATCCCGCGGTCTACAGTCCAAATATCTTGGCGCACTCGAGAGCTTTAATCACCTGTCGATTGTTTTCTACCAAAAAGAAGAGCGCAGTCTTCAGTATCTCAGCCAGGCGACCATTCTGAATCCTTTTATGAATCTGCGCAGCCAATTGGGTCGTACGGTTTTGGCGGCCATTCCCTGTGAGATCGTCGAGCGGACGGAGGTTGAATCGCGACCGCACGTCCAATTGTTCGACCTATTGCTCGAAGCGCTTTCAGCGCTCGATACTGCTGAAAGAGGCCTGCGCAACATCGTAAGAGCCTTTATTTTGCATTTTGCTTCGCTGGCGGGATTCGCTCCGCAATTGTATCGTTGCCGCGACTGCGGCGCAGAGGCGGCTGACTCGGACGTTTCGTTTCTCCTACGGGACGGCTCTTATTTGTGCGGGGCATGCGCGGCTGAGGGCTTCGGCAAAAGACTCTCCGCCGCAGCGCTGCAGACGCTCCGCAGCCTTGCCGTCTCGTCGCTTTCGACAGCAACGCGACGGCCGGTCTCTGCCGCTCTAGGTGAAGAGTTGGACGCGTTTTTGTTCGATTATTTGGCCGTACATTTGGAGGAGATGAAAAGCTGCAGGTCTCTGAAGGTGCTCCACAGCCTGCAAAATCATTTATCGAGAGAGGAAACGGAAAGCTGA
- a CDS encoding homoserine O-acetyltransferase gives MNPNASVGIVEKKYFTFAEPPNEMPLESGERLGPITLAYETYGRLNDRRDNAILICHALSGDSHVAGYYSEKDRKPGWWEFMVGSGRAIDTDKYFVICSNVIAGCQGSTGPSSLKPDGKGHYNLSFPVVTIGDMVRAQTKLIDHLGIEKLMCVLGGSMGGMQVLEWIVEYPDRVASAIPHATTTRLTAQGIAFHEVGRQAIYADPDWRGGDYLEYGVVPRKGLAVARMLAHITYLSEESMHQKFGRRLREKERYGYDFSTDFEVESYLHYQGESFVQRFDANSYLYITKAIDYFDLKQDYGTLEDAFAKVKAKVLVFSFTSDWLFPTVQNLEIVRALQAHRKPVSFIEFQSPFGHDSFLIENPQQEKVVADFLAHVYD, from the coding sequence ATGAACCCCAACGCATCCGTCGGAATCGTCGAAAAGAAATATTTCACCTTTGCTGAACCGCCCAACGAGATGCCGCTGGAGAGCGGCGAACGGCTTGGCCCGATTACGCTGGCTTACGAGACTTACGGCAGGTTGAACGATCGGCGCGACAACGCGATTCTCATCTGCCATGCTCTGTCGGGAGATTCACATGTCGCCGGCTATTACTCGGAAAAGGACCGCAAGCCGGGATGGTGGGAATTCATGGTCGGCTCCGGCCGCGCCATCGACACGGATAAATATTTCGTCATCTGTTCGAACGTGATTGCCGGCTGCCAAGGATCGACAGGACCATCATCCCTAAAACCGGATGGAAAGGGCCATTATAACCTCAGTTTCCCGGTGGTGACTATCGGCGACATGGTGCGCGCGCAGACGAAGCTTATAGATCATCTCGGTATCGAAAAGCTGATGTGCGTCCTAGGCGGTTCCATGGGCGGCATGCAGGTGCTCGAATGGATAGTGGAGTACCCCGATCGCGTCGCTTCAGCGATTCCACACGCCACCACCACACGTTTGACGGCGCAAGGCATCGCTTTCCACGAGGTCGGAAGACAGGCTATTTACGCCGATCCCGACTGGCGCGGCGGCGATTATCTGGAGTACGGCGTTGTCCCGCGTAAAGGCTTGGCCGTTGCCAGAATGCTTGCGCATATTACCTATCTCAGCGAAGAGTCAATGCACCAAAAATTCGGCAGAAGGCTGCGCGAAAAGGAACGGTACGGTTACGATTTCAGCACCGATTTCGAAGTGGAAAGCTATCTCCACTATCAGGGAGAATCCTTTGTACAGCGTTTCGATGCCAACTCTTACCTTTATATCACCAAGGCCATCGACTATTTTGACCTGAAGCAGGATTATGGCACGCTAGAGGATGCTTTTGCCAAAGTCAAGGCCAAGGTGCTCGTTTTTTCGTTTACTTCGGACTGGCTCTTTCCGACCGTGCAAAACCTGGAAATTGTGCGCGCTTTGCAGGCGCACCGCAAGCCGGTCAGCTTTATCGAGTTCCAATCGCCTTTCGGCCATGATTCGTTTCTGATCGAAAATCCGCAACAGGAAAAGGTCGTCGCCGACTTTTTAGCACATGTTTACGACTGA
- the metW gene encoding methionine biosynthesis protein MetW translates to MPHHRTFYSRVDLETIFELIEPHSSVLDLGCGDGELLLKLMKEKQIDAHGVEINADLVSECIAKGIPTLHSDLNAGLGDFPDNSFDYVVLSQTLQQIRRPDYILADLLRVGRRGIVGLINFGYWKVRGYLLLRGAMPKSPALPYEWYDTPNIHLSTLKDFERLCRQLNIRLAKQINIANRKRGQLLPNLRPNLFAELAVFVIERG, encoded by the coding sequence ATGCCTCATCATCGAACTTTTTATTCGCGCGTCGACTTGGAGACGATTTTCGAGCTGATAGAACCTCACAGCTCTGTTCTCGACTTGGGCTGCGGTGACGGCGAGCTGTTGCTCAAATTAATGAAGGAAAAGCAGATCGACGCCCACGGCGTGGAAATCAACGCTGATCTGGTCAGCGAGTGTATCGCCAAAGGTATTCCGACGCTGCATTCGGATTTGAATGCCGGTCTGGGCGATTTTCCGGACAACTCTTTCGACTATGTCGTGCTCAGCCAAACGCTGCAGCAGATTCGTCGGCCCGATTACATCTTGGCAGATCTCCTGCGTGTGGGCAGACGCGGCATCGTCGGTCTGATCAATTTTGGCTATTGGAAAGTGCGAGGATATCTGCTTTTGCGCGGCGCCATGCCCAAATCGCCCGCTCTTCCTTATGAATGGTACGATACGCCGAACATTCACCTCTCCACCCTCAAAGACTTTGAACGACTCTGCCGACAGTTGAATATTCGCCTCGCCAAGCAGATCAACATCGCCAACCGCAAACGAGGACAACTCCTGCCCAACCTCCGCCCCAATCTGTTCGCTGAACTGGCCGTTTTCGTTATTGAACGCGGCTGA
- a CDS encoding T9SS type A sorting domain-containing protein, whose protein sequence is MQKARQTLLAGIFLILVLTPIWGTAQNVVVNSSFEDDSGWTVYNGGTPNDIVEYTFPYTADKPTLGSGNACLHFYGEIVSGSSWINGLIWQPVTLQGGKTYILDAAWKYLDGNVDAGSWFQIYVSQEEPVDGQDWTPIGSSHSDRMYGFNSWSGCSGLDIDGMFMDEACDPNHNALYRAPAAPGEQVEVYLGLKTGAGWGGTYFEILVDDITFRENKVLNGDFEDAADWSVTGGAAADKLDVVLSQSGNNGPALGKGKFLSIKGAANTGNCEGVIWQPVKLIGGAEYGFNAGFRHISGDLTAGFYCIVYVAPEAPVEGQEWKPSVTPVAFFNSAAGCSGNGANGTFRRDGCGGFGRFTAFGAPGQEVTAYLGFKTGCSKAVAAFEVTIDDVSLVLLSETSAQVVEQKEQTPIECILEQNYPNPFNPYTDIKFTLPKTSNARLAVYDLSGRTVSILLDGTVEAGSHTVSFSGEGLSTGIYLYALEVEGQKITRRMVLLK, encoded by the coding sequence ATGCAGAAAGCGCGTCAAACTCTGCTTGCCGGAATCTTTTTGATTCTGGTGTTGACGCCGATTTGGGGTACAGCGCAAAACGTCGTGGTCAACAGCAGCTTTGAGGATGACAGCGGCTGGACGGTCTATAACGGCGGAACGCCCAATGATATTGTCGAGTACACCTTCCCGTATACGGCCGACAAGCCGACGCTCGGCAGCGGCAACGCCTGCCTGCACTTTTACGGCGAGATCGTTTCCGGCAGTTCTTGGATCAACGGCCTGATTTGGCAGCCCGTTACTTTGCAGGGAGGGAAGACCTATATCCTCGATGCCGCCTGGAAATATCTTGACGGAAACGTCGATGCCGGTTCCTGGTTCCAGATCTACGTCAGCCAAGAAGAGCCCGTCGATGGACAAGATTGGACGCCGATCGGCAGCAGCCACTCCGACCGCATGTACGGTTTCAATTCTTGGTCCGGTTGCTCCGGACTGGATATTGACGGCATGTTTATGGATGAAGCCTGTGATCCCAATCACAATGCGCTCTACCGGGCCCCTGCCGCTCCCGGAGAGCAAGTAGAGGTTTACCTCGGGCTGAAGACTGGAGCCGGCTGGGGTGGTACCTATTTCGAAATCCTTGTTGACGACATTACGTTTAGAGAAAATAAAGTCCTTAACGGCGATTTCGAGGATGCCGCCGACTGGTCTGTTACCGGCGGTGCAGCTGCGGATAAACTTGATGTCGTGCTTTCTCAAAGCGGCAATAATGGTCCGGCGCTGGGCAAAGGAAAATTTTTATCGATTAAAGGAGCGGCAAATACCGGAAATTGCGAGGGAGTGATCTGGCAGCCGGTTAAGCTGATCGGCGGCGCCGAATACGGATTTAACGCCGGTTTTCGGCATATCTCCGGTGATTTGACGGCCGGATTTTATTGTATCGTTTATGTTGCTCCCGAGGCCCCCGTCGAAGGCCAGGAATGGAAACCGTCGGTCACACCTGTCGCGTTTTTCAATTCGGCTGCCGGCTGCAGCGGCAACGGAGCAAACGGTACGTTTCGGCGCGACGGCTGCGGCGGTTTCGGACGCTTTACCGCTTTCGGAGCACCGGGACAAGAAGTGACAGCTTATTTGGGATTCAAAACCGGATGCAGCAAAGCCGTAGCCGCTTTCGAAGTTACGATCGACGATGTAAGCCTTGTGCTTTTGAGCGAGACATCCGCTCAAGTCGTTGAACAAAAAGAGCAAACTCCGATAGAGTGCATCCTCGAACAAAATTACCCCAATCCGTTCAATCCATACACGGATATCAAGTTCACTCTACCGAAAACCTCTAACGCAAGGCTGGCGGTTTATGATCTTTCCGGCCGGACCGTATCCATTCTGCTCGATGGAACCGTGGAAGCCGGAAGTCATACCGTAAGCTTTAGCGGCGAGGGACTGAGCACCGGGATTTATCTCTATGCTTTGGAAGTAGAAGGACAAAAGATCACCAGACGGATGGTTCTGCTAAAGTAG
- a CDS encoding dihydroorotate dehydrogenase-like protein gives MIDLSTSYLGLQLRNPLIVASSGLTKSAAKIADCEKFGAGAVVVKSIFEEVLAQKDFQIDASAALHTEAYDYLRAQLELQYGPQEYCEMLSEAKRLVSIPVIASVNCVTAKWWISYARQLQEAGADALELNIFKTAIDKKEDAATIEKMYLDILREVTKQVSIPVAVKIGPYFSSLPHFVSRLADSGARGVVIFNRFTEPDIDIDRLTLTTTFSFSSSYDLFKTLRWTAVLYGQVGCDISAVTGVKSGADVIKLILAGAQTVQIASLFYQQGLDRLRDLLDEVSVWMKAHGFAKLNDFRGKLAFCNTDSAEMWLRAQFMEKIRGIE, from the coding sequence ATGATCGATCTGTCCACGTCTTACCTCGGACTTCAATTGCGCAATCCGTTGATCGTTGCGTCGAGCGGACTGACCAAATCGGCAGCCAAGATTGCCGATTGCGAGAAATTCGGCGCCGGAGCCGTAGTCGTAAAAAGCATTTTTGAAGAAGTGTTGGCGCAAAAGGATTTTCAGATCGATGCCTCGGCTGCGCTGCATACAGAAGCGTACGATTATCTTCGGGCGCAATTGGAGCTGCAGTATGGCCCGCAGGAATATTGCGAAATGCTCAGCGAAGCTAAACGCTTGGTTTCCATTCCGGTCATTGCGAGCGTCAACTGCGTGACGGCCAAATGGTGGATCTCGTATGCACGGCAGCTTCAGGAAGCAGGCGCCGACGCTTTGGAGCTCAACATCTTTAAAACGGCGATCGACAAAAAGGAAGACGCGGCAACGATCGAAAAAATGTACCTGGACATCCTGCGGGAAGTGACTAAACAGGTTTCCATTCCGGTCGCGGTCAAGATTGGGCCTTATTTCAGTTCATTGCCGCACTTTGTCTCACGGTTGGCCGACAGCGGCGCCCGCGGGGTTGTCATCTTTAACCGCTTCACCGAGCCGGACATCGACATCGATCGGCTGACCCTCACCACGACCTTTTCCTTCAGCAGTTCTTATGACCTGTTCAAAACTTTGCGATGGACGGCGGTGCTTTATGGACAAGTCGGTTGCGACATCTCCGCCGTCACAGGTGTAAAGAGCGGTGCCGACGTGATCAAGTTGATATTGGCGGGCGCTCAAACCGTTCAGATCGCTTCTCTATTTTATCAGCAAGGCTTGGATCGATTGCGCGATCTTTTGGACGAAGTTTCGGTATGGATGAAGGCGCACGGCTTTGCCAAATTGAACGACTTTCGCGGCAAGCTTGCCTTCTGCAATACGGACTCTGCTGAAATGTGGCTGAGGGCGCAGTTTATGGAAAAGATTCGCGGTATCGAATAA
- a CDS encoding flavin reductase has product MQWDWIDLRNLDFNAFEIWQGQGLLLASGDYAQRHYNAMTIGWGAFGILWGKPAAFVFVRPTRFTFQFMEQYPTFSISAFSKDYASALHIMGTRSGRDGDKFAAASLTVIPSGRIAAPSFAEAEWTAECRTIFRQDIEPKGFLDKEIEAFYPRQDYHRLYVGEILGLRRRVD; this is encoded by the coding sequence ATGCAATGGGACTGGATAGATTTGCGAAATCTTGATTTCAACGCGTTCGAAATTTGGCAAGGCCAAGGGCTGCTGTTGGCGAGCGGCGATTATGCGCAAAGGCATTACAACGCCATGACCATCGGCTGGGGAGCATTCGGTATTCTTTGGGGAAAACCGGCAGCCTTTGTGTTTGTCCGGCCGACGCGATTCACATTTCAATTTATGGAGCAATACCCTACTTTTTCCATCTCTGCTTTTTCCAAAGACTACGCATCGGCGCTGCACATTATGGGAACCCGCTCAGGCAGAGACGGCGACAAGTTTGCCGCCGCCTCTCTTACCGTCATTCCGAGCGGACGCATCGCCGCTCCCTCTTTTGCAGAAGCCGAATGGACGGCAGAATGCCGTACGATTTTCCGCCAGGATATTGAGCCGAAAGGTTTTCTCGATAAAGAGATCGAAGCTTTTTACCCGCGCCAAGACTATCACCGCCTTTATGTCGGAGAAATCCTCGGCCTGCGGCGCAGAGTTGATTAA